One window of Brevibacillus choshinensis genomic DNA carries:
- a CDS encoding alpha/beta hydrolase: MALEEIILDSRHLGTPEKLIVYTPERYSPLYSYPVLYIQDGDDYLAMGRMATLLDRMIGEKELPDLVAVFLPVDKKKRQDRYHPDGSEHLAYRRFLADEVVSYIDSHYSTETLGNARTLIGESLGGVVSLFTAFAYPHTFGQIACQSIAMDAQLNRRVADTAFEVPYTIYLEIGTEETAVTSARGPLDLVAANEELRDILQTKMATLVYETFEGDHTWGHWQANLPRMLRSLFG, translated from the coding sequence GTGGCTCTTGAGGAAATCATCTTGGACAGCCGGCATTTGGGAACGCCGGAAAAGCTGATCGTCTATACCCCGGAGCGCTATTCTCCGCTCTATTCCTATCCCGTCCTATACATACAGGATGGAGATGACTACCTGGCGATGGGCCGGATGGCTACGCTGTTGGATCGCATGATCGGGGAAAAAGAACTGCCTGACCTGGTGGCCGTCTTCCTTCCCGTGGACAAGAAAAAGCGTCAAGACCGTTACCACCCGGATGGTAGCGAGCATCTCGCTTACCGGCGTTTTCTGGCGGATGAGGTCGTGAGCTATATCGATTCGCATTACTCGACGGAGACACTGGGCAATGCACGGACGCTGATCGGTGAATCTTTGGGCGGCGTGGTTTCCTTGTTTACCGCCTTCGCGTATCCCCACACCTTTGGGCAGATCGCTTGCCAATCGATTGCGATGGATGCACAGCTGAATCGTCGGGTAGCAGATACAGCATTTGAAGTACCTTACACGATCTATCTGGAGATTGGCACAGAAGAAACGGCTGTTACCTCCGCTCGCGGGCCACTGGATCTCGTAGCTGCAAACGAGGAGCTGCGTGACATTTTGCAAACGAAAATGGCCACCCTGGTCTACGAGACCTTTGAGGGTGACCATACGTGGGGCCACTGGCAAGCGAATTTACCGCGTATGCTGCGTTCGCTGTTTGGGTAA
- a CDS encoding DUF3995 domain-containing protein, which produces MKIAFILSSAAILLFLSLLHLYWVVGGKWGLEATIPRREDDSRRLFSPGKAATVGVAFLIFFASYLLLAQSGYLYALLSERLIRWGCILCAAVFCLRAMGDFRYVGFFKRVRQTHFARNDTWFYSPLCLWLGLAFVLAVTD; this is translated from the coding sequence ATGAAAATCGCCTTTATCTTATCCTCGGCTGCCATTTTACTCTTCCTTTCCCTGCTCCATCTATACTGGGTAGTCGGTGGAAAATGGGGACTGGAGGCTACCATCCCCCGTAGAGAAGATGATTCCCGCCGCCTCTTTTCACCAGGAAAGGCAGCGACAGTAGGTGTGGCGTTTTTGATTTTCTTTGCCAGTTATCTGCTCCTCGCTCAGAGCGGTTACCTGTACGCGCTCCTATCTGAGAGGCTGATCCGATGGGGGTGCATCCTTTGTGCAGCCGTCTTTTGCCTCCGAGCTATGGGTGATTTCCGCTACGTTGGATTTTTTAAGCGAGTCAGGCAAACACATTTTGCCCGAAACGATACATGGTTCTATAGCCCACTCTGCCTGTGGCTCGGGCTTGCATTTGTTCTCGCTGTGACTGATTGA
- a CDS encoding phosphatidylglycerophosphatase A family protein gives MKKQVHSIEVRNAALKRLAERGVTVEDIAEIVYLMQSPYHPDLTLAPCIESVKAVLEKREMQHAILVGVELDTLAEKGLLSEPLQSIIASDEGLFGCDETLALGSVFGYGSIAVTTFGHLDKHKVGVIKRLDTKSAEGRVHTFLDDLVASVAANASSRMAHRMRDEQEAEAARVEALGVELKVVEEKDGDGTEQAG, from the coding sequence ATGAAGAAGCAAGTGCACAGCATCGAAGTCAGAAACGCCGCCCTCAAACGCCTGGCAGAACGAGGAGTAACGGTGGAGGACATTGCAGAAATCGTGTATCTCATGCAATCGCCTTACCATCCTGACCTGACGTTGGCACCATGTATCGAGAGCGTGAAAGCAGTACTGGAAAAAAGGGAAATGCAACACGCCATCCTAGTTGGCGTTGAGTTGGATACGTTAGCGGAGAAAGGCTTGCTGTCCGAGCCGCTCCAGTCGATTATTGCATCAGATGAAGGCCTGTTTGGCTGCGACGAGACATTGGCGCTCGGCTCTGTTTTTGGTTATGGAAGCATCGCGGTGACTACCTTTGGGCATTTGGATAAGCACAAGGTAGGGGTCATCAAGCGTCTGGATACCAAATCTGCGGAGGGGCGTGTTCATACCTTCCTGGATGATCTCGTAGCGAGCGTGGCTGCTAATGCGTCAAGTCGGATGGCTCACCGGATGCGGGATGAGCAGGAGGCCGAGGCGGCGCGGGTGGAAGCGCTCGGTGTGGAGCTGAAGGTCGTCGAAGAGAAGGATGGAGATGGGACCGAGCAGGCTGGGTAA
- a CDS encoding toll/interleukin-1 receptor domain-containing protein, producing the protein MIPPKTFISYCWTSEDHKYWVLNLAKRLKSDGIDVSIDIWHLKPGQDIYHFMEKNAMSSDIDRIIVICDRGYYLKAEKRIGGVGTETQIISPDVYNNVNQEKVIPVVVEKNEQGIPYIPSYMKSRLYIDLSTRDKYESGYRNLVRHILGVPEEPEPELGNFPSWLQENIKEDGQNVNDKKRQEIEIEIIDSNKNIKLLPETESMLDRFLLVFNAHGININEIPFLLPKEFGITLQNFITKNSIISILTNDLIEWTAKTFNVKKSWILGTTDILSSYPYELFGYYKRINRFIARLIDLRNSSVKDLEVNFIKVGSDELIANEDRKGEVLLTLSYNRTIGTNKIADIFEPTHDIWYWGYWRSRFQIKSIIYICEKCSVITNGYEISKSEVENYRKGFPSDFHTKFNSIKWYPEDYVTNPKNQISKDSEEYPLVINYINEQGYMDCLNEILNQHKSN; encoded by the coding sequence GTGATTCCCCCTAAAACATTTATTTCGTATTGTTGGACAAGCGAAGATCATAAATACTGGGTGTTAAATCTTGCTAAAAGGCTAAAATCAGATGGTATTGATGTATCTATTGACATCTGGCATCTAAAGCCGGGTCAAGATATTTATCATTTCATGGAAAAAAACGCAATGTCTTCTGATATAGATCGAATAATCGTAATTTGTGATCGGGGTTACTATTTAAAAGCAGAAAAGAGGATTGGAGGAGTAGGTACTGAAACCCAGATAATTTCTCCAGATGTTTATAATAATGTTAATCAGGAAAAGGTAATTCCGGTTGTTGTGGAAAAAAATGAACAGGGTATTCCCTATATCCCATCTTATATGAAATCTAGATTATATATTGATCTTTCCACAAGAGATAAATATGAAAGCGGGTATCGTAATCTAGTCAGGCATATATTAGGTGTTCCGGAGGAGCCGGAACCAGAACTAGGCAATTTCCCTTCATGGTTACAGGAAAACATTAAGGAAGATGGGCAGAATGTTAATGATAAAAAAAGACAAGAGATTGAGATAGAAATTATTGATTCTAATAAAAACATAAAATTATTACCTGAAACTGAATCAATGCTAGATCGTTTCCTACTGGTGTTTAATGCTCATGGAATAAATATTAATGAGATTCCTTTTTTACTCCCTAAGGAATTTGGAATTACATTACAAAATTTTATTACTAAAAATAGTATTATCTCTATTCTTACTAATGACCTAATTGAATGGACAGCAAAAACCTTTAATGTGAAAAAATCCTGGATTCTAGGAACTACAGATATACTTTCTAGTTACCCTTATGAGTTATTTGGATACTATAAAAGGATTAATAGATTTATTGCTCGTTTAATCGATCTTCGGAATAGCTCGGTGAAAGATCTTGAAGTTAATTTCATTAAAGTAGGATCAGATGAACTTATCGCTAACGAAGATCGAAAGGGAGAAGTGCTACTAACATTATCCTATAACAGAACTATTGGTACTAATAAAATCGCTGATATATTTGAACCTACCCATGATATCTGGTATTGGGGATATTGGCGCTCAAGATTTCAAATTAAGTCAATAATTTATATTTGTGAAAAATGTTCAGTTATTACTAACGGTTATGAAATCTCAAAATCAGAAGTTGAAAACTATAGAAAAGGCTTTCCATCAGATTTTCATACGAAATTTAACAGCATCAAATGGTATCCAGAAGATTATGTAACCAATCCTAAAAATCAAATTAGTAAGGACTCAGAAGAGTACCCACTTGTTATTAATTATATTAATGAACAAGGTTATATGGATTGCTTGAATGAGATCCTTAATCAGCACAAATCTAATTAA
- a CDS encoding TetR/AcrR family transcriptional regulator, with amino-acid sequence MQYMREDWIKACLQTLAETGIDGVRVEALARRMNISKGSFYHHFQDRQDLLDSMIDYWEEHATERIINAHDADSTLEQLLSFVFATEKKVEAAMYSWAKQNPVLSQRIATIEKRRIHYVATLYQKKGAPPAEAEARAHLAYLLYVGWLVRSELDTPYPIQDPMEMLLKWT; translated from the coding sequence ATGCAATATATGCGAGAGGATTGGATCAAGGCTTGCCTCCAAACATTGGCCGAAACAGGCATTGACGGGGTTCGAGTCGAAGCGCTTGCCCGACGGATGAACATTAGCAAGGGAAGCTTTTATCATCACTTTCAGGATCGTCAGGATTTGCTTGACTCCATGATTGACTATTGGGAAGAGCATGCGACAGAGCGAATCATCAACGCCCACGATGCGGATAGTACGCTGGAACAGCTTTTGTCCTTTGTCTTTGCGACCGAGAAAAAGGTGGAAGCAGCGATGTATTCTTGGGCCAAACAAAACCCTGTTCTCAGTCAACGAATCGCGACCATTGAGAAGCGGCGAATTCATTATGTCGCCACCCTTTATCAAAAAAAGGGAGCGCCACCAGCTGAGGCAGAAGCACGGGCTCACCTCGCCTATCTCCTGTACGTGGGATGGCTGGTCCGCTCTGAGCTTGACACCCCTTACCCCATTCAGGATCCGATGGAGATGTTATTGAAGTGGACCTGA
- a CDS encoding GNAT family N-acetyltransferase: protein MNKTYLIQTVQSEKEMADALSVRRLVFIEEQEVPADLEIDEHDEANSGTTHFVAYAGETPVGASRLRPYAPGVGKVERVAVNKTERGTGLGRLIMLAMEENAHKQNYETLKLNAQTHAQRFYEKLGYEPHGDVFDEAGIEHIAMVKALR from the coding sequence ATGAACAAAACATATCTGATCCAAACCGTGCAATCTGAAAAAGAAATGGCGGATGCCCTCTCTGTGCGCCGTCTCGTGTTTATCGAAGAACAGGAAGTGCCAGCCGATCTGGAAATCGACGAGCACGATGAAGCAAACAGCGGAACGACTCACTTCGTCGCGTATGCTGGGGAAACTCCCGTAGGCGCTAGCCGCTTGCGTCCTTATGCCCCAGGCGTTGGCAAGGTAGAGCGTGTCGCGGTCAACAAAACGGAGCGCGGAACGGGTCTTGGCCGTCTGATCATGCTCGCGATGGAAGAAAATGCTCACAAGCAAAACTATGAGACCTTGAAGCTGAATGCGCAGACACATGCACAACGATTCTATGAAAAGCTCGGCTATGAGCCACATGGTGACGTGTTTGATGAAGCGGGTATCGAGCATATCGCGATGGTAAAAGCGCTGCGTTAA
- a CDS encoding PHP domain-containing protein, giving the protein MNHHADLHTHTKASDGTCDPVENVRLAKEAGLTAVAITDHDTVAGVPAALEAGAELGLEVIPGVEVSSVGRGQDIHVLGYFVPYEDPSFQERLVGLRETRHERNQLLIARLQELGIPITLENVYRRKQGTDKNIGRPHIAEELMELGVVASINEAFEKYLGKEGAAYVNPPRISPQEAITLIKEAGGAAVLAHPGLYDADDLVQELIAFGLDGIEVNHPDNNAEQRARYTAWANEHGLVMTGGSDFHGWRGEEPFHAMLGTHTAPMEAVERLRQVAANRKGK; this is encoded by the coding sequence ATGAATCACCATGCTGATTTACATACGCATACAAAAGCATCCGATGGTACGTGCGATCCGGTGGAAAACGTACGCCTCGCCAAAGAAGCCGGACTGACGGCTGTCGCTATTACCGACCATGATACGGTGGCAGGTGTTCCGGCTGCATTGGAAGCCGGAGCGGAATTAGGTCTAGAGGTCATTCCCGGTGTAGAGGTCAGCTCCGTGGGACGGGGACAAGATATTCACGTACTCGGTTACTTTGTTCCGTATGAGGACCCATCCTTTCAAGAACGGTTGGTCGGCCTGCGGGAAACGAGGCATGAACGCAATCAGCTGCTGATCGCTCGGCTACAGGAACTGGGGATTCCCATTACTTTGGAAAACGTGTATCGCCGCAAGCAAGGAACGGACAAGAATATCGGGCGACCCCATATTGCCGAAGAACTGATGGAGCTCGGTGTGGTTGCGTCCATCAATGAGGCGTTCGAGAAATACTTGGGCAAGGAAGGCGCTGCTTACGTCAATCCACCGCGGATCTCGCCACAGGAAGCGATTACCTTGATCAAAGAGGCGGGGGGAGCGGCTGTCTTGGCGCATCCTGGCTTGTATGACGCCGACGATTTGGTGCAGGAGCTGATTGCCTTTGGGCTGGATGGGATCGAAGTGAATCATCCGGACAACAATGCTGAACAGCGCGCCCGTTACACAGCTTGGGCAAATGAACATGGCCTCGTCATGACGGGAGGTTCCGATTTCCACGGCTGGCGCGGGGAAGAGCCGTTTCATGCGATGCTCGGGACGCATACGGCACCGATGGAAGCAGTGGAGAGGCTGCGTCAGGTAGCAGCGAATCGGAAAGGGAAATAG
- a CDS encoding DUF6979 family protein: MGRYGEAATNAVNFLHDNIASTPLKAWEMATIKIFGEGTWGQVKGCPRSSFLGLSEEGLIKGVPKGHYTKSQKIKKCVIKAVELIKNNSELADNQSNLWKQVVEGRNISHNFQMDKVISLLKSKFIDL; this comes from the coding sequence GTGGGAAGATATGGAGAGGCTGCAACGAACGCAGTGAATTTCTTACACGATAATATTGCTTCAACGCCTTTGAAAGCATGGGAAATGGCTACGATAAAAATATTCGGAGAGGGGACATGGGGTCAGGTTAAAGGGTGTCCTAGAAGTTCATTCTTAGGTCTTAGTGAAGAGGGATTGATAAAAGGAGTCCCTAAAGGACATTATACTAAATCGCAAAAGATTAAAAAGTGTGTAATTAAAGCAGTTGAATTAATTAAAAACAATTCTGAGCTAGCTGATAACCAATCCAACTTATGGAAACAAGTTGTAGAAGGAAGAAACATTTCACATAATTTTCAGATGGATAAAGTAATCTCTCTCTTGAAAAGCAAATTCATTGACCTTTAA
- a CDS encoding restriction endonuclease subunit S domain-containing protein, producing the protein MLYPKGTILVSLGRYSRGVGMLKEVALAEVKICGLRANVNDVLPEYLFHVLRWYRMKQEDRWSQRQLKSLPIPLPPLVV; encoded by the coding sequence ATGCTCTATCCGAAAGGGACCATTCTCGTTTCCTTGGGTAGATATTCGCGCGGCGTCGGCATGCTGAAGGAAGTTGCACTTGCAGAGGTAAAAATCTGCGGTTTACGGGCCAATGTAAACGACGTGCTACCAGAGTATTTGTTTCATGTGCTGCGGTGGTATCGAATGAAGCAGGAGGACCGCTGGAGTCAGCGGCAGCTGAAGAGCTTGCCGATCCCGCTGCCGCCGTTAGTTGTTTAG
- a CDS encoding YjcG family protein — MMYSIVVFPSSKVQEVANSYRKRYDSAYALIPPYIRLKEGFELDETNLPELVSHLEQVASSTESFTAQFHRVSSFHPTTNVIYLALQNKEPFTQLHQKIANQCVNEKETYAYVPHLTIGRDLSDDELRDLTGQMSMAKIDLTSEVDRFHLIYQLEDGIWSVYQTFLLKK; from the coding sequence ATGATGTACAGTATCGTAGTATTCCCGTCCAGCAAGGTGCAAGAGGTCGCCAACTCTTACCGGAAGCGTTACGACTCGGCATATGCCCTGATCCCTCCGTATATCCGGTTGAAAGAAGGCTTTGAACTAGATGAGACCAACTTGCCAGAACTGGTAAGTCACCTGGAGCAAGTCGCCTCCTCTACTGAGAGCTTTACGGCTCAATTTCATCGGGTATCGTCTTTCCATCCGACCACCAATGTGATCTACCTGGCTTTACAAAATAAAGAGCCCTTCACTCAGCTGCATCAAAAGATCGCCAACCAATGTGTGAACGAAAAGGAAACTTATGCTTACGTTCCTCATTTGACCATCGGACGCGATCTATCGGACGATGAGCTGCGTGACCTGACCGGGCAGATGAGCATGGCCAAGATCGATCTGACTTCTGAAGTGGATCGCTTCCACCTAATCTATCAACTGGAGGATGGCATCTGGAGCGTTTACCAGACCTTCCTGCTGAAAAAGTAA
- a CDS encoding site-specific integrase, giving the protein MQKPYVIKRGNTWYYRITIGKTPEGKRITKSKGGFRTKREALQAGNELLVLVKNGYYNEYSQMPFGEFMEQFLIDKKLRVRPSTLSYYTWAIQKHIIPALGHIPLGKLKPFSLQNFYNKLAAEDKMSSINRRKIHTLIKAALNKAVRWELLDRNVANMLDAPREEKNEIKVWDTQQARRFLSAAVGYSYYLAFLLALTCGARQGEILGLRWKDVDFNNRNISIVQTLSHDGKQFNSAPKTKTGRRTISLPTKVMEELNLWKDAPDCLVVQSKERTPINPRNLNRQFKIIIEKANLPDIRFHDLRHTHATLLLLQGVHPKIVAERLGHANTRMTLDTYSHLFPNMQRDAADAFGKAFFA; this is encoded by the coding sequence ATGCAAAAACCTTATGTAATAAAACGGGGAAACACGTGGTATTACCGTATTACTATAGGTAAAACGCCCGAAGGAAAACGGATAACAAAATCCAAAGGTGGGTTTCGAACAAAACGAGAAGCACTCCAGGCTGGAAACGAATTACTAGTATTAGTTAAGAATGGTTACTACAACGAGTACTCTCAAATGCCATTCGGAGAATTTATGGAGCAATTTTTGATAGATAAGAAATTGCGAGTCCGCCCTTCAACACTGAGTTATTATACGTGGGCTATACAAAAGCATATTATTCCGGCTCTTGGACATATTCCTTTAGGAAAGTTAAAGCCTTTTTCATTGCAGAATTTCTACAATAAACTAGCTGCTGAAGATAAAATGTCAAGTATAAATCGAAGAAAGATCCATACTCTCATTAAGGCAGCCTTGAATAAAGCTGTACGATGGGAACTATTAGATCGTAATGTGGCTAACATGTTGGATGCTCCTAGGGAAGAAAAGAATGAAATAAAAGTATGGGATACTCAACAAGCGAGGAGATTTTTGTCTGCTGCGGTAGGATACAGTTACTATCTTGCTTTCTTACTTGCTTTAACATGTGGAGCGAGACAAGGTGAAATACTTGGCTTACGTTGGAAAGATGTCGATTTTAATAATAGGAATATTTCCATTGTGCAGACATTAAGTCATGATGGTAAACAATTTAACTCTGCCCCCAAAACAAAAACTGGTCGTAGAACCATTTCATTGCCAACGAAAGTAATGGAAGAATTAAATCTTTGGAAAGATGCCCCCGATTGTCTAGTTGTACAGTCAAAAGAAAGAACCCCGATAAATCCTCGTAATCTTAATCGACAATTCAAAATCATAATTGAAAAAGCTAATTTGCCAGATATTCGCTTTCATGACTTAAGGCATACCCATGCCACTCTTTTACTCCTACAAGGAGTACATCCCAAAATCGTTGCTGAGCGTTTAGGACATGCAAACACACGAATGACCTTAGATACGTATAGTCACCTATTCCCTAATATGCAGCGAGATGCTGCAGATGCTTTCGGGAAAGCATTCTTTGCATAG